In Saccharicrinis fermentans DSM 9555 = JCM 21142, a genomic segment contains:
- the pfkA gene encoding 6-phosphofructokinase, producing MGQVTKVGVLTSGGDAPGMNAAVRAVVRAAIFNKLKVVGIKQGYHGMIQDRMEPMTSKSVSNIIHQGGTILKSARSEGFRTPEGRKKAFENLKKSGVDGLVVIGGDGTFTGARIFSQEYNIPIVGIPGTIDNDLFGTDYTIGYDTALNTVVQAVDKIRDTASAHSRLFFIEVMGRDAGFLALRSGIASGAEAILVPEIDTDFKQLYTFLEKGFNKDKSSSIVLVAEGEKISGGAIHVAERVQKEYPDYDTRVTILGHIQRGGSPTAFDRVTASRMGVSAIEALVDDQKSIMIGLVNKEITHIPFNQALKNKKKLNPSLVELTSILSI from the coding sequence ATGGGACAAGTTACAAAAGTGGGAGTGTTGACCTCGGGAGGGGATGCTCCGGGAATGAATGCTGCTGTTAGGGCAGTCGTGAGAGCTGCCATATTTAATAAGCTTAAAGTGGTGGGCATTAAACAAGGGTATCATGGCATGATTCAGGATAGAATGGAGCCAATGACTTCCAAGTCGGTAAGTAATATTATTCATCAGGGCGGTACTATTTTAAAATCGGCACGGAGCGAAGGGTTTAGAACACCCGAAGGTCGTAAAAAAGCCTTTGAGAATTTGAAAAAGAGTGGTGTGGATGGCCTGGTGGTGATTGGTGGTGATGGAACATTTACCGGAGCCCGTATCTTTAGTCAGGAATATAATATTCCTATTGTTGGTATTCCTGGAACCATTGATAATGATCTTTTTGGCACGGATTATACCATTGGTTATGATACAGCTTTGAATACGGTTGTTCAAGCCGTGGATAAAATTAGGGATACAGCCAGTGCACATAGCCGACTCTTTTTTATTGAGGTGATGGGGCGTGATGCTGGTTTTTTGGCGCTTCGTAGTGGTATTGCCTCAGGAGCAGAGGCTATTTTGGTTCCTGAGATAGATACCGATTTTAAACAGTTGTATACCTTTTTAGAAAAGGGATTTAATAAGGATAAGAGCAGTAGCATTGTTTTGGTGGCAGAAGGAGAGAAAATTAGCGGAGGTGCTATTCATGTGGCCGAAAGGGTGCAGAAGGAATATCCCGATTATGATACCCGCGTTACCATCCTGGGACATATACAGCGTGGAGGATCACCAACGGCCTTTGATAGAGTGACTGCAAGTCGTATGGGGGTTTCGGCCATTGAAGCACTGGTTGATGACCAAAAAAGTATTATGATTGGATTGGTGAATAAAGAAATTACCCATATTCCTTTTAATCAGGCCTTGAAAAATAAAAAGAAACTGAACCCTTCTTTGGTGGAGTTGACTAGTATATTGTCCATCTAA
- a CDS encoding 4-hydroxy-3-methylbut-2-enyl diphosphate reductase — MSSLHIEIDPASGFCFGVVKAVEAAETALENNDILYCLGDIVHNNMEVERLEKRGLRSIADIALQSKVSKKVLIRAHGEPPATYQKAKDLGLQLIDATCPVVLKLQKRIKNSWMELKEKNGQVVIYGKAGHAEVVGLLGQTENEAIVIESMDEIEKIDLSKATHLYAQTTKSIDEFKRISSYLKENISAQVEFKSYDTVCRQVAGRLPKLVLFAQKHDVMVFVGGKKSSNARMLFAKCLEANRCSYFVSDVDELKKEWFSPAIRSVGISGATSTPPWLMENVARQIKMITKDK, encoded by the coding sequence ATGTCATCTTTACACATCGAAATTGATCCTGCTTCAGGTTTTTGCTTTGGAGTTGTAAAAGCGGTAGAAGCAGCGGAAACAGCGTTGGAAAATAATGATATCCTTTATTGTTTGGGGGATATTGTTCATAATAACATGGAGGTGGAGAGACTCGAAAAGAGAGGGTTGAGATCGATAGCTGATATTGCTTTGCAAAGTAAGGTAAGTAAAAAAGTGCTGATAAGGGCACATGGTGAGCCTCCTGCTACTTATCAAAAGGCCAAGGATCTGGGCCTTCAACTGATTGATGCCACTTGCCCCGTTGTATTGAAACTTCAAAAGAGAATTAAAAACTCATGGATGGAGTTGAAAGAAAAGAATGGTCAGGTAGTTATTTATGGTAAGGCAGGTCATGCCGAAGTGGTTGGTCTGCTTGGACAAACAGAAAACGAAGCTATTGTAATAGAATCGATGGACGAGATTGAAAAAATCGACCTTAGCAAGGCGACACATTTGTATGCGCAAACAACCAAGAGCATTGATGAGTTTAAGCGTATCTCAAGCTATCTGAAAGAAAACATCAGTGCTCAGGTCGAGTTTAAGTCATATGATACCGTTTGCCGGCAAGTGGCCGGTCGACTACCAAAGCTCGTGCTTTTTGCCCAAAAGCATGATGTAATGGTTTTTGTGGGCGGAAAGAAAAGTAGTAATGCTAGGATGCTTTTTGCTAAATGTCTGGAGGCGAATCGCTGTTCGTATTTTGTGAGTGACGTGGATGAATTGAAAAAAGAATGGTTTAGTCCTGCTATAAGATCTGTTGGCATTAGCGGCGCTACCTCTACGCCCCCTTGGTTAATGGAAAATGTAGCCCGACAAATTAAAATGATAACAAAAGACAAATAA